The Microplitis mediator isolate UGA2020A chromosome 4, iyMicMedi2.1, whole genome shotgun sequence nucleotide sequence gaaccaaacaattccaaaattttatcagctctagaactcaataaaatacgccaATTGCCGccgcaaccatcaaaatcggtcaattcattcctgagatatcgtgggagaaagaaatgctaaaatcggtttttttaacttcccgctaagaaaattgcaaattttcaaaaaagggaagttattggtttcggtccgattttcgaaaatcgagttttcatcagatgtcgacgttttgaggtcctaggaaactattctgactattcccggatggacgtgtgtgtgtgtgtgtgtgtgtgtgtgtgtgtgtgtgtgtgtgtgtgtgtgtgtgtgtgtgtgtgtgtgtgtgtgtgtgtgtgtgtgtgtgtgtgtgtgtgtgtgtgtgtgtgtgtgtgtgtgaacttttttttgtccgacgatatctttggaacggatgaaccgatttgaacgtacttggtggcgatcgaaagagctcaccaaaacttagtcttgattagattttggggtaaatcgatcatgtagtttacaagttatacaaagaataagaatttaaaaaattttttttttttggttttttattgatttatcagaaacgacttatacgatcaactccaaaatctaatcagctctagaacttgataaaacgcgtcgattgccgccttagccatctcaatcggttaattcgttcgagagttatcgcgggcaaaagaaatggtaaaaaacggttttttgcgaatatcttcgaaacaactgaaccgaacaattttaaaattttctcagctctagaactcaataaaatacgccgattgccacctcaaccatcaaaatcggtcaattcgttcgtgagatatcgtgggagaaagaaatgctaacatcggtttttttcaaaaacaatggcacacaaaagtattttcgagctcgaagagctcgaaaatgcatccacaacaatgttttcgagctcaaggagctcgaaaacagcgggaagttttggggctggcccggaaggtcaaccgatagacagatttttttaaaacaatggcacactaaagtattttcgagctcgaagagctcgaaaatgtatccacaacaatgttttcgagctcgaggagctcgaaaacagcgggaagttttggggctggcccgcagggtcaaccgatagacagattttttttttttcgatcgtGGGTCATGGCACGGCCAATACCTTCTAACTTAATgaactttttggttttttaaatttcatgcaCTGTGAAGGTCGCTTTCACTGCAGCAGTGAGGGGACTTCTTTTTTTGGAGCCTTAAGAGATTGAGAATAATTtgctgaattttaaattttttaatccaaaaattttgacatgtattatttatctacaaatatatccttaaaaaattaaaacattccttgcagtaattttttttttttaaattcccaaaaatcatcttttttcAGGCAGCCATACTAGTGGTCTCCTTAAGCTAAATGCCCTTTTGgttttcaaagttttttttttttttttttttttcaatttttagctATAAAATAAGTCTATAAAACGATTggcaatgaaaataaaattatatgcccTTTTGACTTTTAAGAGTTTcccaaagccaaaagggcgcataaaatatgtccttttggaattagtaacgCCATATATCAGtcgattaataaatgaattaaaaaatacttaccaAAACCATAACACGTAGCCACAGGTGCTCGTACTAAAACTTTTGGATAAGATACCTTCTCAGTATTGCATTGCTCATCATCCAAATCAATACCACTTAAAGCAACAATATTACCATTGATAACAGACAGTACGTGAGAAACAACCGGATATCCAAGTGATACTTTAACAGCCGAAAATGGAATTTGATACGGCGTTATCTCATTGATAGTTGTTGGTACACTTGTCAAGGTCATGTATGactttgtgttatttttagCTTTTGTAATATCACTTAAATAAGTGAGCATTACAATTTCTCTCAATTGATCAAGTTCTACGATCCAAGTTTTGCTGTTTTTATATAGAACCTCAGCGTCGGAATTTACAAGATAATGCTTGTATTCTTTCAATACAGGATTATCCAAAATTACCCTACTTAGTTCTGAATTTCTCTGTTAGacaatagtttaattattactaaaaattacataaaatattaaaatattatgaaataattaattgtatttacCTCATTAATAACAACTTgatgttttaataaattattataattacattcaGCCTTCttagaatttatttgaataacatCTGTTGGTTTAATGCTCTTAATAATATGGCACATAATATTCCAACCAATACGTTTACAAAAACCCATAGTATTTACAACGACTGGTATtggattattttgtttatctaaatatctatttaaacattcaattatatttttaattccatcAATATAATTTGTCAAGCAACGAGTTACGTCAATTCCACCCATATAAATTTGATGATAAGGTGTTTGTAAATGAGTAAAATTAGGACCTAACAGTGGTTTACGAACAATAGTCATAGAAATACATCCCGCTGGAGTGAATTCACATTGTCTTAGATCAAAATCTAATACTAAAACTTGGTCAGTTtcgtgtaataatttattaacaaggtAACGCATTGTCGTTGATTTACCAAGATTTTTACCACCAGCTAATATTATTCGTGATGAATGTCTagatttaaaatcattaacaACAGCTTCAACACTATCTTTAGTATTATTAAAACAAAGTACTTGTTTATGTGCTTTTGTAGAATAAATGAAACTTTGTAAAACCATTTCAACTCGTCCACCTAgtatacaataattattagtattacaTTCAATTACAGGAAATAATCGATGTGACAAATATCTTTCGAGAAATCGAGTCCAattattctcaaaattttgaagtgtGAACACGGACCAGCCGGCTTCAATATTATCAGCAAATGTTTTAAATGGTTCTACATTACgatcaatattattttctttcaatgTATCCCAAACAtctgataaattatcaaaactaCTAGACTCAAGACAATATGTACTTTGGATACATAACAAATTTGGGCTGCGTGGTGAGTAAATTTCCACTGGTGTGAcggtatttaatttatttaacgtacATCCATAAATATCAACAGCACCGTACAGtacctttatttttaatttaccgtagaatgaaaatttgtttgaaCTACTTAATgc carries:
- the LOC130667031 gene encoding polynucleotide 5'-hydroxyl-kinase NOL9-like, coding for MKKKKSITNDDENLSDESMNRYKIVHDSNNLEVLNAGESSNNCVPINSINKRQDSWSSAPKTAKKKFRNPVTIKSSLSIPIPHVLRVSPRPDFEIPRKKNKISDEFDFDESSLRVPIVPSIKLESVIEKRQAEMNKHNRESSSESQIKENTSRNSSSESRIEHETSIDSDESVPAPNFYDSDDKTAFHSCCLGNKVIFALSSSNKFSFYGKLKIKVLYGAVDIYGCTLNKLNTVTPVEIYSPRSPNLLCIQSTYCLESSSFDNLSDVWDTLKENNIDRNVEPFKTFADNIEAGWSVFTLQNFENNWTRFLERYLSHRLFPVIECNTNNYCILGGRVEMVLQSFIYSTKAHKQVLCFNNTKDSVEAVVNDFKSRHSSRIILAGGKNLGKSTTMRYLVNKLLHETDQVLVLDFDLRQCEFTPAGCISMTIVRKPLLGPNFTHLQTPYHQIYMGGIDVTRCLTNYIDGIKNIIECLNRYLDKQNNPIPVVVNTMGFCKRIGWNIMCHIIKSIKPTDVIQINSKKAECNYNNLLKHQVVINERNSELSRVILDNPVLKEYKHYLVNSDAEVLYKNSKTWIVELDQLREIVMLTYLSDITKAKNNTKSYMTLTSVPTTINEITPYQIPFSAVKVSLGYPVVSHVLSVINGNIVALSGIDLDDEQCNTEKVSYPKVLVRAPVATCYGFGIVRGIDMEQKNIYINTPLSIDVLRYVNFLIGSIQVPTCLLQRNKLGLPYTSRHPRRCFRMKNLKDI